The Aminipila terrae nucleotide sequence ATTGCAGTGGGGTGCCTGATCGCATTACCACTGCTTTTTAGTGGATGCGGCAAGGAAGTGAAGCAGTCTGCAGGGCCAGGAGTTCAACAGACTGAACAGCCTATTGATTTAAATATCCTTTGTGTAGGGGATGTTATGGTGCACAAACCACAGATAGAGTGTCAGTATGATGCAAGTACAGGTAAATACGATTATACAAATAATTATAAATATGTTAAAGATTACATAAGTCAGGCAGACCTGGCTCTGTGCAATGTTGAAACAACTTTTGCAGGAGCGCCGTATTCAGGGTATCCCGACTTCTGTGCCCCGGATGAATTAGCGGATGCACTAAAAGATACTGGCTTTGATGTGGCTATAACTTCAAACAACCATATGATGGACAGGGGAGGCCCTGGGATGAAGAGGACCCTTGAAGTACTAAGGTCCAAAGGATTTGAAACTGTGGGGAGCAGACTTGATAATCAGGAAAAACGGTACGCCATTACAGACGTAAAGGGTGTAAAAGTTGCTGTAGTAGCGTATACTTTTGAAACGTCAACAGGTGGTTCCGGTACTGCAATAAATGGAAGTGTTATTTCTCCTGAGAATGCACAACTGATTAATTCCTTTAGCTACGATACAATCGACCATGATCTGGCTCAGATCAAGAACACCTGTGAAGAAGCCAGGAAGGCAGGAGCAGAAATTGTTATATTGTACTACCACTGGGGAGAAGAATATCAGAATTCTGCGAATAAGTGGCAGAAATACATAGCGGAGAAAAGTGTAGACAATATGGATGTGGATATAATATTTGCATCACATCCTCATGTACTTCAGGAAATGGATTACATAAAAAACCAGACTACCGGTAAAACCGTTCCGGTATTCTACAGTATGGGAAATTTTATATCAAATCAGAGAATAGAAACCTTAAATAACAGATATACTGAAGAAGGAATAATTGCAAAGGTAAATCTGCAATATGACAAATCACAAGGTAAAGCAACTAATGTGAAAATGAGTGCAGTACCTACCTGGGTGGAAAAATATAATTCAGGTGGAAGACCAATTTACGAAATTATTCCTTTAGATGAAAACCTGCAAAATAATGAAACGCTGAAAGCTTCTGGACATATATCCAGAGCAGAAGCTGCATTGGAGGATGCAAATGGAATACTTGAAACGCATTGATGAATCGAAAGATGAAATGGTGAGAACCCTTCAGGAACTGGTATCAATCAAGAGTGTAGAGGATAAACCTGCTAAAGATGCCCCTTTTGGCAAAGGTGTGGCTGAAGCTTTTGATTACATGATGAAAAAAGCGGAATCCGAAGGATTTGACACAGAAAATGCAGACAATTACGGGGGACACATTGAATTCGGCGGTTATATTCTTGATGAGGAAGGACAGATTACTGGCACCAGTGACGAGGTAATGGGTATTATAGGCCATCTGGATGTGGTACCAGAGGGTTCTGACTGGGAATATGAACCATACGGAGGAGTTATAGCGGATGGCAGGATTTATGGAAGAGGAACAATAGATAATAAGGGACCGGTTGTAGCTGCATACTATGCCATGAAGGCACTTAGAGACAGCGGATACATGCCTGAAAAAAAGGTAAGGCTGATTCTTGGACTGGATGAAGAGACCAACTGGAAAGGTATGTACCATTACTTATCAAAGGTGAAGGCACCAGATTTTGGATTTACTCCGGATGCTGAATATCCGGCTATATATGCTGAGAAGGGAATTCTGGTTTTTCAGCTGGCTAAAAAAATCGGCAAAAGTGCAGGAAAGGGACTGGAACTCAGGAGCCTCACCGGGGGTAACGCACCTAATTCCGTAGCGGATTATGCCAGAGCCGTGGTCAGAGCAGATAAAATGGAAGCCTATGACAAAGTAAAAGAACTGGCATCCCAATACAGGGATCAAAATTGTGCTGAAGAGGGACAGCATGCCTATGGAGCTAAATTAAACTGTAAAGGTGTTGGTAAGAGCTTAGAAATAGTAGTGCAAGGTGTTTCTGCCCATGGAGCTACCCCGGAAGACGGAACCAACGCCGTTTCAGTATTAATGGACTTTTTAGGTAAAATTGACATAATAAATGATGACGTAAATGAATTTGTAGAGTTTTATAACAAACATATTGGCTTCGAACTGGACGGGAGTGCCATGGGATGTGGGCTTTCTGATGAAGCTTCAGGAAAACTGGTATTTAATGTGGGCAAGGTGGACCTTGAAGGAGAAGCGTTAATTCTTACTATAAACATAAGGTACCCTGTTACCTTCAATGATGACACAGTTTATCAGGCTATGATGCCTGTTATTAACAAGTATAATATGGGGGTCATAAAAATAAAAAACCAGGATCCTATTTACATGCCAAAGGATCATCCCATGATTAAAACATTAATGGAAATCTATGGAGAGCATACGGGAGATACGGAAAGAGAGCCTATTCTTATAGGAGGGGAACTTATGCCAGAGCTGCAAAGAATATCGTAGCTTTCGGAAGCATATTTCCTGGTGATTTTGATTCATCACATCAAAAAAATGAATGTATTGAAATCGACAAATTAGTTTTAAATGCGAAAATTTTTGCAGATGCTATTTACAGATTAACACACTAAGTATATAATAATATGCAGAATTGTTTCAGGGGGAGGTGTAAGTCCTCACCGGCGGTAATGAGTTTTATACTACGAGTCCGCGAGCTGAAAAGCAGAATGGGTCAGATTCCCATACCGACGGTATAGTCCGGATGAAAGAAACAGGCATGTTTAATTGACGTGCTTTTATTTCAATGCAGCATACCCTGAGAGAAATCTCAGGGTTTTTTTATTATTTAGAAAAGATTGAGAGGATTAAAAATGACATCACGAAACAAAACAGTTAAAATGGCCAAAATGGGTATGCTTGTGGCAATCTCAGTAGTTTTGGTATATTTAGTACACTTTCCTATTTTCCCGGCCGCAACATTTTTAGAATATGATCCTGCGGATATTCCGATTTTTATTGGTACATTTGCCTTTGGACCAATGGCGGGCCTTCTGCTGGCAATCGTTACTGCTGTAATCCAGGGAACAACGGTAAGTGCCATCAGTGGTTTGTATGGCATTATCATGCATATTTTAGCTACGGGTTCCTTTGTATTAGTTGCAGGAATGTTGTACAAGGGCAGAAAGAATAAAAAAGAAGCGGTAATAGCCCTTTGTGCTGGTGTTATTACCATGACTGTGGTAATGGTGATAGCCAATATGATTGTTACACCCCTGTTTACGGGTTGGCCCTTAAGCGCAGTTATGAAGGTAATGCCGTTTATTGTACTATTTAATCTGATAAAAGCCGGAGTGAATTCGGTAATAACTTTCTTCCTATATAAAAGGATAGCTGGATTTTTACATAAATAGCCAGATTATGATTAATATGTTAAGATAATAAAATGCCCTGAGTCAGTCAGGGCATTTTATTTATGTATACTTTTAATATTTTATTAAAATAAATTATGTGGTACAATAAAAGGTATGAGTAAATTAATTATAAAAGATGAGAAACAAACAAAAGAATTTGGGCTAAGGCTTGCGGATAAGCTGATGCCGGGAAGCGTTGTGGCGCTGATTGGCGATTTGGGAACAGGCAAAACAGCACTTACCAAATATATTGCAGAAGGACTTGGAATTAAGGAAACAATTACAAGCCCTACTTTTACTATTGTCCAGGAATATTACCAGGGCGGCTGCCTCTTTATCATTTTGACGTGTATAGAATCAATGATATAGAAGAAATGTTTGAACTTGGCTATGAGGAATATTTCTTTGGAAAAGGGGTGTGCATCGTAGAATGGGCAGACTTAATAACAGAGATTATTCCGGAAGATGCCCTTGTTATTAATATTACCTATGGACAGAATGAAGGGGAAAGAATTTACGACATAAAAGGACTGGAGGCGGGTCTATGAATATATTAGCCATTGAAACCACCGGGGCTGCGGCATCGGTGGCAGTAATCAATGAAAAGGGTCAGATTTTTGAGGAAGTTTGCAGGGAAACGCTGAATCATCTGCAGTTTTTAATGCCCATGGTGGAGAAGGTGCTCGAAAAAAGTAAATTGCATATAAACGATTTGACAGCAATCGCAGCATCTGAAGGACCAGGTTCTTTTACTGGTATCAGGATAGGTGTTTCTTCTGCCAGGGCACTGGCACAGGCATTGAAGTTAGAATGTATCAGCGTACCAACCCTAAAATCTTTCCTTTTTAACAAAGAAGAATACCAGGGTATTTACTGCCCTATTTTCAATGCCAGAAGGAACCAGGTATATGGGGGAGCCTATAAATGGGGTGACAGTCATTCGATTCAGGAAGTGGTAGAAGGAAAGGCTTATATGCTTTCGGAAATTCTGGATTTGCTGGCACAGGTTTTAGAAAAAGAACAGAATGAAGTAACTTTTTTTGGAGATGGTGTCGAAGCATATCAGTCTCAAATCGAGGAGTGGCAAAATTCATCGTTAAATAGCAATATACAAATTAACTTTGCAGATGCTGAAGCACGCTATCAAAAATCATCCTCTGTTGCAAAACTTGCTCTTGAATTGTATAAAGAGGGAAAAATGTGCCAGTTTAATGATCTCAGACCTAATTATATGAGAAAAGCCGAAGCAGAAAGAAAGTTAGATGAAGCAAAAGCGGCTCAGGATAAACGGTGAGCCCTATGAGTGAATTGATTATCCGAAGTGCAGAGGAGCGGGACATTAAGTCTATGGCAGAACTGGATAAAGTGTGCTTTGCAGATCCATGGAGTGAAGAGTCTTTTAAAAGTGAGATTATGGAAAATGAAAGGGCATTTTATATAGTTGCTGAAACGGATGATAAAATTGTGGGATATGCAGGATTGTGGGCTGTTTTCGACGAAGGACACATCACTAATGTGGCCGTCTCTCCAGCATATAGACGAAGAGGAATCGGAAGAGCTATTATTACAGTTTTAATAGAGACTGGAGAAGGTAATGGATTGAACAGTTTTACCCTGGAAGTAAGAGAATCCAATCTGCCAGCACAGAACTTATATAAAGAATTCAGCTTTAAGCCGGCGGGCATCCGAAAAGGCTATTATCTGGATAATGGTGAAAACGCTATAATTATGTGGCGTACTCATGAATAAAACAAATTACCTTTGAAATACTAAGATAAAAAGTATTTTGGAGGTTTGTAAAATGACAGTTTACTATGGCAATAACAGAAACAGAGATAATTATTACTATAACAGCAGTGAAGACTATTATGATGACATGAGCAATCCTGTATCAAATTGCAGCCGATTTGAGAGAAGGCACGATTTCAGCACATTTAATATGTCGGATTACATGTCATGTGAAAACTGCAGACATTTATCTTCAGATAACAAATGTATTGCACGTGCAGATACACATAATGGGAGTATGGAATGAAAAACGGAAAATTTTTAACAATGGCAATTGAGTCAAGCTGTGATGAGACTTCGGTAGCCTTACTTCTTGAAGGAAGGGAAGTGCTTTCCAATGTTATTTCCTCGCAGATAAAAGTACATCAGGTTTTTGGAGGAGTTGTACCCGAAATTGCATCCAGACATCATCTGGAAAACATCAATAATGTAACAACTCAGGCCTTGATGGAAGCAGGTGTTACGCTGGATGATGTGGACTTAATCGGTGTAACTTACGGACCTGGACTTGTGGGGGCGCTGTTGATTGGCTTAGCATCTGCAAAGGCGTACGCTTTTGCCAAAAACATTCCTTTAGTAGGAGTACATCATATACAAGGGCACATTAGTGCCAACTACATACAGTACCCTGATTTAGAGCCACCTTTTATGGCTTTGGTTGTTTCAGGGGGGCATACAAATATCGTAGAAGTAGAAAATTACAACTCTTTTAAAGTACTGGGCGGCACCCGGGATGATGCTGCCGGAGAAGCCTTTGATAAAGTCGCAAGAGTTCTGGGACTGGGATATCCAGGAGGGCCTTTAATTGATAAAATTTCAAAAGAAGGAGATGCGGAAGCTATTCCATTTAAGAGGGTGTTTCTTGAAAAGGGTAGCTATGATTTCAGTTTCAGCGGTATAAAGACAGGTGTACTGAATTACATCAATTCAGAAAAACAGGCAGGCAGAGAAGTGAACATTGCCAATGTTGCAGCCAGCTTTCAGCAGGCAGTTCTGGATGTAATTGTCACAAAAGCTGTGGATGCAGCCATAAAAATGAAAAAGGATAAGATTGTGCTGGCAGGAGGAGTGGCTGCAAACAGCAGGCTTCGGGAAATGCTCACGGAGAAGTGCGGAGAGAACGGAATTAAACTTTACTGTCCTGCACCTATTTTATGTACAGACAATGCAGCTATGATTGGATGTGCTGCATATTACAAATACAAAGCGGGATTTTGCAGTGATTTAACCTTGGATGCCTATCCAAATTTACCACTTACAGACATTTAAACTGCAAAATTCTGTAACGAAAATTAAAAAACGGAGATATGAAATGATAATACTTTCAGCAACGAATATAATGAAGGTATATGGCGTGGATGTAATTCTTAAAGATGTCTCTTTTCATGTAAATCAGGGAGACAGGATTGGCATAGTAGGCAACAATGGTGCAGGAAAGACCACCTTGCTGAATATATTATGTGGAGAAATGCCATATGACGATGGAAATGTATTTATTTCCGCGAATACAAGTATCGGATACTTAAAACAAAGTCAGAATTTTGATTCAGATAAGACACTAATAGAAGAAGTTTCAGCTATCTTCAGCCATATAGCTGACATGGAAAAGGAAATGGCTGAGTTGTCCCATGAAATTTCGGACAAGTCTTCAAAAGAAGAAAATGTAGATAAACTTCTGCAAAGATATGATGAAATCATGGAAGCTTATAACAGATGTAACGGTTATAGTTATAAAAGTGAAATAAATGGCATATTAAATAGCATGGCTTTTACAGAAGATTTTTATCATAAAAAGATATCCATGCTAAGTGGTGGAGAAAAAACCAGGCTGGCACTGGCCTGTCTTCTTTTAAAGAAACCAGATATCTTATTTTTAGACGAGCCGACCAACCATCTTGATATTGGAACCTTAAAATGGCTGGAGCAGTATCTCAAGTCCTATAGTGGAACAATTATATTAATATCCCATGACCGATATTTTCTGGATCAGACGGTTAACCGTATCTTTGAAGTGGAAAACCATAAGTTGTATACATATCAGGGTGGATATTCTGAATACGCAGAGAAAAAACGACAGAGACGGGAAGAAGAACTAAGGAAATATGAAGGACAGCAGAAAGAAATAGCCAGACAGGAAGAAATCATCAGAAGGTTTAAGCAACATGGTACAGAAAAACTGGCTAAGCGCGCCCAATCCAGAGAAAAACGGCTAGCCCAGATTGAGCTTGTGGAAAAGCCAGAGGCTCTTGTGGGCAAAATGAAAATACATTTTAAACAGCAGTTTAAGAGCGGAAATGATGTGGCTTTGGGAGAAGGTCTGCAAAAAGGATTTGGCTATGGCATGCAGAGAAAAGAGCTGTTTAAAAATGTAGATTTTGACATAAAAAGGGGTGAGAGAATTTGCATAGTAGGAGCAAATGGTGTGGGTAAAACTACCTTGCTTAAAATCCTCATGAATGAGCTTGAACCTGATGGCGGGCGGCTAAAGATAGGGCATAATGTTCAATTCGGGTATTATGATCAGGAACAGCAGAATCTGAATCCTTCCAATACAGTTTTTGATGAAATGAAAGATTCGTACAGACTCTACACGGACACAGAAATGAGAAGCATGCTGGGAAGATTTCTATTTAAAAATGAAAGCGTATTTTTAAATGTAGGAACTTTAAGTGGTGGAGAAAAGGCAAGGCTCTCCCTGCTGAAACTGATGCTTTCTGGTTCAAATGTGCTGATTCTGGATGAGCCGACCAATCATCTGGATATTACTTCAAAGGAAGTATTTGAAGATGCCCTGCTGGAGTTTCCTGGTACGGTCATTGTCGTATCCCATGACAGATATTTCTTAAACAAGGTTCCTACCAGAATCATGGAACTGGATACAGATGGCATGACAGCATATCTGGGTTCGTATGATTATTACATGGAAAAAAAGCAGGAAATTGTGTCAGGAAAAAAATATTTAAATGAGTTGAGCAGCGTTCAAAGCTTAAAAGATGAAGAGGTTTCGGAGGAATCAGAGTTTAAAAACCTGAGTTCCAGTGAACAAAGAAGAATAAATAAGGAGCTTGAAGCAAAAGCTAGAAGAAAGGAACGGGAGCAAAAAAAGCTGGAAGAGGAAATAGCAACACTGGAAAAACAAATTGCAGATTTGGAAAAAGAAATGTGCAAACAAGAGGTTTTCAGTAATCACATACTCCTTGCAGAATACCACGATAAAAGTGAGACTTGCAAAGCCAGGCTTTCCGAAACCTATGATAATTGGCTTTTAATACAGGAAGAGCAGGAATAATTATTGTGAAAAAATTGTGTTAATTTGTGTTAAAAATTATACAAAAATTTTTAAAAATGCTCTTGCATATCCTATAGTAGTAAATTATAATGAATTTTAGTCAATAGGACATAGAAAAAAATGAAATTGAGTGAAATGTATAGGAAATATATAGTTTCTAAAGTATGGAGGTTAGTTATATGACATTTGACAAAATAAAGGAAATTATTATTGAGCAGTTAAGCGTAGACGAAGCACAAGTTACTCTTGACACTCATCTTATGAAAGATTTAGAAGCTGATTCACTGGATGCAGTAGAAATAATCATGGCAATCGAAGATGAATTTGACATCGAAGTTCCAGATGAAGACGCTGAAAAGTTCCAGTGCGTTGGTGACATTGTTAAGTACGTTGAAGAAAAATTAAACTAGTCATCAGATGAAAGCCCGCAGATAGCGGGTTTTCGTTATTATTGAATATGGCTGGATATAAAAAGGAATTTGTGAAAATGAAAAAAGGTTCAAAAATATCAAATGCGGTAATTAAGCGGTTACCTAGATATAGAAGATATCTTAATGAGCTCAAAAGAAAAGGTGTTGATAAAATCTCTTCAAGAGAGTTAAGTGATTTAATCGGGTATACAGCTTCTCAGATCAGACAGGACCTTAACAATTTTGGGGGCTTCGGTCAACAGGGTTATGGCTACAACGTGGAAGCATTATATAATGAAATCAGCAGCATTTTGGGGCTTGATAAAGAATATAAAATGGTTATTGTAGGAGCAGGAAATCTGGGACAGGCCATTGCGAATCATACTTCATATTATAAAGCAGGATTTGTTGTATGTTCTTTATTTGAAGTAAATCCAAAGCTTGTAGGAATAAAGATAAATGATATCGATGTACGTGACTGCGAAGAACTGGTACCGTATATTGAAGATAACAGTATTGATATAGGAATTATCTGTACAACGAAAGATGCAGCACAGGAAGTGGCAGATAAAATGTCCTTTGCTGGTGTAAAAGGCATATGGAATTTTGCCGCTGTAGATTTGGAAGTTCCAGAAACTGTTGCAGTAGAAAATGTCCACTTAAGTGACGGGCTACATTCACTGGCATATCATATTAATAGAAATCATTATTTTGAATAGAAAATATGAAAATAACCGTTTCAAAAGAAACGGTTATTTGTTATAGTAGAACTTATAATAGATTAACCTTCTACGATAGCATCAACAGGACATGCATTAGCGCATGCACCACAATCAATACACTTGTCAGCATCTATAACTCTAGCGCCGTCACCCTCAGAAATTGCTTCTACAGGACATTCTGGGTCGCAAGCTCCGCAGTTGATGCAAGCATCTGTAATTTTGTAAGCCATTGTTGATAATCCTCCTTTTTTAAAGTGCTCAAAAGCCAATTAGATTATATCAAAGGGAAATGGAGAAGTAAAGATGAAAGTTTATTCTCTTGTCGGAAAAAGCGGAACTGGGAAGAGTTATCAGGCTATGTCATTATGCGGCAGAAAGGACATCCCTGCCATTATTGATGACGGCCTGTTTATATATGAGAGCCGGATTTTACAGGGTCAGTCCGCCAAGCGGCAGACGACAAAAATCGGGGCCATAAAAACAGCCTTATTTACAGATGAAGAACATCGTCAAACTGTTGCCAAAAAAATTAAAGAGATTAATCCGGATAAGATACTAATATTAGGTACTTCTACGGGAATGGTGAACAAAATTGCTGAGAGGCTGGAACTACCAGAGATAGAAGAACGGATTTTTATTGAAGATATTACAACGGAAGCTCAGAGAACAGCAGCCCGAAAGCAAAGGGTGGAACTGGGCAAACATGTCATTCCTGCACCAGCAGGTCAACTGAAAACGGATTTTTCAGGGTATTTCCTTCACCCAATCCGTATGATCAGGGGGTTTGGCTTTGGAACCAAAGAAAACATCCAGGAAAGGTCTGTAGTCAGGCCTACATACAGTTATCTGGGTGAATTCTTTATTTCTGATAAAGTTGTGAATGATATTGTATACTATCTGGGAGAAAAGAACGAGGGCGTTCATTCAATAGTGAGGGTACTTACCCAGAACACCAAAACAGGTATAGGATTAACAGTTACAGTGAATATGAACTATGGAAATCAGGTTATGGAATGTGCCCGGGAGCTGCAAAGGGAAATTACCGAGCATGTAGCCTATATGACGGCTTTTAATATTCATTCTGTAGATGTAGAGGTTAAAGGATTAGTATAAATTATAAATGCAGGAAAAACGGACTTGGAGAAAACAATGGTAGTCACAGAAAAAGTCAGAGATTTTAATCTGGACCACATATTTGATTGTGGGCAGTGCTTTCGATGGAACAAAGAGGAAGATGGAAGCTATACGGGTATAGCCTTTGGGAGACCAGTAAATATATGTTTTGAAATAGATAAAGAAGAAGAGAACCAGGGCAGGCTTTCTATAGATAATATTGACGAAAAGGAATTTAATCAATACTGGAAATCCTATCTGGATTTAGACAGGGACTATGGGCAGATAAAGGCTGTTTTAGGGGAAAAAGATTTAATTATGGCTGAGGCCATAAAATCCGGACAGGGAATAAGAATATTAAAACAAGATCCATGGGAGACCCTGGTGTCTTTTATCATATCCCAGAACAATAATATTCCCAGAATCAAAAAATGTATTGAAGGCTTGTGTGAAATGTTCGGAGAGAGTGCAGGAAATTTTCGAGGAAAAAGATATTTCGCTTTTCCCAAGCCTGAAGCCCTGGCTCAATTGACGGAAGTTGACTTAGCCCCTGTTAAACTGGGATACAGGGCAAAATATATAATAGAAACTGCCAGAAGAATTGCTGCTGACAATGCCAGCCACTTAAAAGAAGAGCACACGGATTTGCTGACACTGGAGCAGCTTTGCCACGCAGAGACCCAAAAGGGCTATGAGTATTTAATGAGTTTATGTGGTGTAGGACCTAAGGTCGCAAATTGTATTTTACTGTTTGGTATGGGAAAACACGAGAGTTTTCCTATTGATGTGTGGGTTCGTCGTGTGATGCACAGACTATATGGTATAGAGGAAAATGATATGAAAAGTATGTCGGATTATGCCAGTGAAAACTTTGGACAATATGGAGGCATAGCGCAGCAGTATTTATTCTATCACATAAGGCAGTTGGAGAAATAAGTAGGGAGATGGTGTTACACATGCTTGGACCAATAGTAAACGCTGCAGCTATCATTGTATGTGGGCTGGCAGGAACGTATGTAATAAAAGGGGTACCTGAAAGATTTGAAAATCTGGTCATGAAGGCTATTGCTCTTTCTCTTATATACATAGGAATATCCGGAGCATTAGAAAATAAGAGGGTAATGATTCTGATTCTAAGCCTGGTAATTGGAGCTATTGTAGGGGAAGCAATCAATATTGATTTGCAGATGAACAGATTTGGGAAATGGGCAGAGAAAAAGCTGGGATTTTCAGAAGGTAACTTCGCTAAAGGGTTTGTGAATGCATCCATTTTATTCTGTACGGGGTCCATGGCCATAGTAGGGTCACTGGAAAGTGGACTGCAGGGAGATTGTGAAACCTTGTTTGCCAAAGCCATACTGGATGGAGTAATCGCTGTGGTATTTGCCTCACAAATGGGGGCTGGTGTGATATTTTCTGCAATTCCGGTGCTTATTTATGAAGGGGGCATTGCCCTAGGGGCAACTTTTATGAAAGGAATGCTTACGGAGGATATCATTACAGAAATGTCTGCTGTAGGAAGTCTTTTAATTGCAGGTATAGGCTTTAATTTCATGGAAGTCAGGGAAATTAAGGTTGCCAATCTGATACCCGCTATATTTTTGCCGTGGCTGTTTATCGCTCTCGAGAAAATGTTTACATAATAATATTTATTGGAAATATAGTGCTTGACTTTGTTGTCGTACTATTTTTATCCATAAAATTAAAAAAAAGTATTGACATTGGGAAAGATTAGTTTAAAATATAGTTAGCACTCAGGGATAATGAGTGCTAACAAAAACATAAATAATAAAATTATATATATCAAACAACAGGAGGTATGAAAAATGAGTTTTGGAATTAAGCCACTTGGCGCTAGAGTAGTAATTAAGATGGTTGAAGCAGAAGAAAAGACCAAGAGCGGTATCGTTCTTCCAGGCCAGGCTAAAGAACAGCCACAGATGGCAGAAGTGGTTGCTGTAGGACCTGGAACAGAAGAAGAAAAAATGGAATTAAAAGCTGGCGACAAGGTAGTATTCTCAAAGTATGCCGGGACTGAAATCAAATACGCAGGTGAGGAATACACCATTATGAGCCAGAAAGATATTTTGGCAATTGTAGAATAAGAAAGAGGGGAATTGAAAATGGCTAAGGATTTAC carries:
- a CDS encoding CapA family protein, whose amino-acid sequence is MENAERKNRFTALLITLIAVGCLIALPLLFSGCGKEVKQSAGPGVQQTEQPIDLNILCVGDVMVHKPQIECQYDASTGKYDYTNNYKYVKDYISQADLALCNVETTFAGAPYSGYPDFCAPDELADALKDTGFDVAITSNNHMMDRGGPGMKRTLEVLRSKGFETVGSRLDNQEKRYAITDVKGVKVAVVAYTFETSTGGSGTAINGSVISPENAQLINSFSYDTIDHDLAQIKNTCEEARKAGAEIVILYYHWGEEYQNSANKWQKYIAEKSVDNMDVDIIFASHPHVLQEMDYIKNQTTGKTVPVFYSMGNFISNQRIETLNNRYTEEGIIAKVNLQYDKSQGKATNVKMSAVPTWVEKYNSGGRPIYEIIPLDENLQNNETLKASGHISRAEAALEDANGILETH
- a CDS encoding Sapep family Mn(2+)-dependent dipeptidase, whose translation is MEYLKRIDESKDEMVRTLQELVSIKSVEDKPAKDAPFGKGVAEAFDYMMKKAESEGFDTENADNYGGHIEFGGYILDEEGQITGTSDEVMGIIGHLDVVPEGSDWEYEPYGGVIADGRIYGRGTIDNKGPVVAAYYAMKALRDSGYMPEKKVRLILGLDEETNWKGMYHYLSKVKAPDFGFTPDAEYPAIYAEKGILVFQLAKKIGKSAGKGLELRSLTGGNAPNSVADYARAVVRADKMEAYDKVKELASQYRDQNCAEEGQHAYGAKLNCKGVGKSLEIVVQGVSAHGATPEDGTNAVSVLMDFLGKIDIINDDVNEFVEFYNKHIGFELDGSAMGCGLSDEASGKLVFNVGKVDLEGEALILTINIRYPVTFNDDTVYQAMMPVINKYNMGVIKIKNQDPIYMPKDHPMIKTLMEIYGEHTGDTEREPILIGGELMPELQRIS
- a CDS encoding ECF transporter S component — its product is MTSRNKTVKMAKMGMLVAISVVLVYLVHFPIFPAATFLEYDPADIPIFIGTFAFGPMAGLLLAIVTAVIQGTTVSAISGLYGIIMHILATGSFVLVAGMLYKGRKNKKEAVIALCAGVITMTVVMVIANMIVTPLFTGWPLSAVMKVMPFIVLFNLIKAGVNSVITFFLYKRIAGFLHK
- the tsaE gene encoding tRNA (adenosine(37)-N6)-threonylcarbamoyltransferase complex ATPase subunit type 1 TsaE, giving the protein MSKLIIKDEKQTKEFGLRLADKLMPGSVVALIGDLGTGKTALTKYIAEGLGIKETITSPTFTIVQEYYQGGCLFIILTCIESMI
- a CDS encoding tRNA (adenosine(37)-N6)-threonylcarbamoyltransferase complex ATPase subunit type 1 TsaE; amino-acid sequence: MFELGYEEYFFGKGVCIVEWADLITEIIPEDALVINITYGQNEGERIYDIKGLEAGL
- the tsaB gene encoding tRNA (adenosine(37)-N6)-threonylcarbamoyltransferase complex dimerization subunit type 1 TsaB, with amino-acid sequence MNILAIETTGAAASVAVINEKGQIFEEVCRETLNHLQFLMPMVEKVLEKSKLHINDLTAIAASEGPGSFTGIRIGVSSARALAQALKLECISVPTLKSFLFNKEEYQGIYCPIFNARRNQVYGGAYKWGDSHSIQEVVEGKAYMLSEILDLLAQVLEKEQNEVTFFGDGVEAYQSQIEEWQNSSLNSNIQINFADAEARYQKSSSVAKLALELYKEGKMCQFNDLRPNYMRKAEAERKLDEAKAAQDKR
- the rimI gene encoding ribosomal protein S18-alanine N-acetyltransferase; amino-acid sequence: MSELIIRSAEERDIKSMAELDKVCFADPWSEESFKSEIMENERAFYIVAETDDKIVGYAGLWAVFDEGHITNVAVSPAYRRRGIGRAIITVLIETGEGNGLNSFTLEVRESNLPAQNLYKEFSFKPAGIRKGYYLDNGENAIIMWRTHE
- the tsaD gene encoding tRNA (adenosine(37)-N6)-threonylcarbamoyltransferase complex transferase subunit TsaD; the protein is MKNGKFLTMAIESSCDETSVALLLEGREVLSNVISSQIKVHQVFGGVVPEIASRHHLENINNVTTQALMEAGVTLDDVDLIGVTYGPGLVGALLIGLASAKAYAFAKNIPLVGVHHIQGHISANYIQYPDLEPPFMALVVSGGHTNIVEVENYNSFKVLGGTRDDAAGEAFDKVARVLGLGYPGGPLIDKISKEGDAEAIPFKRVFLEKGSYDFSFSGIKTGVLNYINSEKQAGREVNIANVAASFQQAVLDVIVTKAVDAAIKMKKDKIVLAGGVAANSRLREMLTEKCGENGIKLYCPAPILCTDNAAMIGCAAYYKYKAGFCSDLTLDAYPNLPLTDI